From Penicillium psychrofluorescens genome assembly, chromosome: 6, one genomic window encodes:
- a CDS encoding uncharacterized protein (ID:PFLUO_008698-T1.cds;~source:funannotate), whose product MASNPPAACCATGFKHDGTPAGEVKTIDGVETYIVSPKDNKKPEKAVVFITDVFGLELTNAKLVADEFANNGYLTVIPDLFNGDPISPADMDTGKADLPNWLPKHTTVQIDPIVQKSIKHVRETLGVKHVGAVGYCFGGKYVCRFLKPGQFDVGYSAHPSFVTDEELAGVAGPYSIAAAEIDSIFTAELRHKSEDILIKGGQPWQINLFGGVSHGFAVRGDPNDPKQKFAKEQAFCQAVGWFNQHL is encoded by the exons ATGGCCTCCAACCCTCCCGCTGCCTGCTGTGCCACTGGCTTCAAGCATGATGGCACTCCCGCCGGCGAAGTGAAGACCATTGACGGAG TCGAGACCTACATTGTCTCCCCCAAGGACAACaagaagcccgagaaggccgtcgtcttcatcaccgacgtcttcggcctcgagctcaCCAACGCCAAGCTCGTCGCCGATGAGTTTGCCAACAATGGCTACCTGACTGTCATCCCGGACCTGTTCAACGGCGACCCCATCAGCCCCGCCGACATGGACACCGGCAAGGCCGACCTTCCCAACTGGCTCCCCAAGCACACGACGGTTCAGATCGACCCCATTGTGCAGAAGAGCATCAAGCACGTCCGTGAGACCCTCGGCGTCAAGCACGTCGGTGCCGTTGGCTACTGCTTCGGCGGCAAG TATGTCTGCCGTTTCCTGAAGCCCGGTCAGTTCGACGTCGGCTACTCCGCACACCCTTCGTTCGTCACCGACGAGGAATTGGCCGGTGTTGCCGGTCCCTACTCAAttgccgctgctg AGATCGACAGTATCTTCACCGCTGAGCTGCGTCACAAGTCCGAGGACATTCTGATCAAGGGCGGCCAGCCTTGGCAGATCAACCTCTTCGGCGGCGTCAGCCACGGCTTTGCTGTTCGTGGTGATCCGAACGACCCGAAGCAGAAGTTCGCCAAGGAGCAGGCTTTCTGCCAGGCTGTGGGATGGTTCAACCAGCACCTGTAG